Proteins from a genomic interval of Arachis hypogaea cultivar Tifrunner chromosome 10, arahy.Tifrunner.gnm2.J5K5, whole genome shotgun sequence:
- the LOC112716070 gene encoding F-box/LRR-repeat protein 15, giving the protein MSSDDAVKPVPYARRRPTGEGSSSSGSSHRKRAKFLHHFNDVGEDGFDSSCEVEGEGECDESDVAKVEDQGVKMDLTEDLLHMVFSFLDPLNLCKAARVCTQWRTASAHEDFWRTLNFKDRYISLEEFEDMCRRYPRATAVSISGATISSLVMKAISSLRNLEVLTLGKGHIPDGFFHALEDCSMLKRLSINDATLGSGIQEISITHYRMCHLQITKCRVMRIAVRCPQLETMSLKRSNVAQAVLNCPLLHELDIGSCHKLPDSAIRSAATSCPQLVSLDVSNCSCVSDETLREVSFSCANLSFLDASYCPNVSLESVRLPMLTVLKLHSCEGITSTSMAAIAHSSLLEVLELDNCSLLTSVSLDLPLLRNIRLVHCRKLADLDLRTIMLSSMVMSNCPALRRINITSNSLQKLAIPKQDSLTTLALQCQSLQEVDLSECESLTNSVCDVFSYGGGCPMLKLLTLDNCENLTSIRFISTSLVSLSLGGCRAITNLELSCPKLEKVILDGCNHLERASFCPVGLLSLNLGICPKLNILSIEAPFMVSLELKGCGVLSEAFINCPLLTSLDASFCSQLTDECLSATTASCPLIESLILMSCLLIGSKVLHSLCSLPNLTVLDLSYTFLVDLQPVFEFCSQLEVLKLQACKSLSDTSLEPLYKGGALPALQELDLSHGTLCQSAIDELLVCCTNLRRVSLNGCENVHDLKWGCSHGQVDVSPALKIPYGVSSQENVLESSQESTCLLQNLNCVGCTNIIKVEIPSRAHCLNLLFLNLSLSRNLKEVNITCLNLCFLNLSNCSSLEILRLDCPRLTSLFLQSCSIDGEAVEAAISKCNMLETLDVRFCQKISSTSVARFRTSCSSLKRIFSNLSN; this is encoded by the exons ATGTCGAGTGATGATGCCGTGAAACCCGTACCCTACGCTCGCCGGCGCCCCACTGGAGAAGGTAGCAGCAGCTCCGGTTCCTCTCACCGCAAGCGCGCCAAATTTCTCCATCATTTCAA TGACGTGGGGGAGGATGGATTTGATTCTAGCTGTGAGGTAGAGGGCGAAGGTGAATGTGATGAATCTGACGTAGCAAAAGTAGAAGATCAAGGGGTCAAAATGGATCTCACTGAGGATTTATTGCATATG GTTTTCTCATTTTTGGATCCTCTCAATCTATGCAAAGCTGCCAGGGTTTGTACGCAGTGGAGAACTGCTAGTGCTCATGAAGATTTCTGGAGGACTTTGAACTTCAAAGATCGTTACATTTCTCTGGAAGAAT TTGAGGACATGTGTAGGCGATATCCTAGAGCCACAGCGGTGAGCATATCCGGTGCCACAATTTCCTCGCTTGTCATGAAGGCTATCTCTTCCCTGAG GAATCTTGAGGTTCTAACACTGGGAAAAGGACATATACCGGATGGGTTCTTCCATGCCTTGGAAGATTGCTCTATGTTGAAAAGACTGAGCATCAATGATGCTACACTTGGCAGCGGTATTCAGGAGATATCTATTACTCACTATAGGATGTGCCATCTTCAAATAACAAAATGCCGTGTGATGCGTATAGCAGTCAg GTGTCCACAGCTTGAAACCATGTCGTTGAAACGCAGTAATGTTGCACAGGCTGTGCTTAATTGCCCTCTTTTGCATGAACTTGACATAGGCTCTTGCCATAAACTTCCTGATTCTGCAATTCGCTCAGCTGCAACATCATGCCCCCAATTAGTTTCTTTGGATGTGTCTAATTGCTCATGTGTTAGTGATGAAACACTACGTGAAGTATCCTTCTCTTGTGCTAACCTTAGTTTCCTTGATGCCTCATACTGCCCAAATGTATCTCTTGAG TCTGTTAGACTTCCAATGTTGACAGTTCTTAAGCTTCACAGTTGTGAAGGCATCACCTCCACTTCAATGGCTGCAATAGCTCATAGTAGTTTGTTGGAG GTTTTGGAGCTTGATAATTGTAGTCTACTGACTTCAGTATCTTTAGATCTTCCACTTTTGCGAAATATAAGATTGGTACACTGTCGCAA ATTAGCTGATTTGGACTTGAGGACTATAATGCTTTCTTCTATGGTGATGTCCAACTGCCCTGCACTCCGCCGAATCAATATCACTTCAAATTCACTTCAA AAATTAGCCATACCAAAGCAGGACAGCTTAACCACATTGGCTTTACAATGCCAATCCTTGCAAGAAGTAGATCTGTCTGAGTGCGAATCGTTGACAAACTCTGTATGTGATGTTTTTAGTTATGGAGGAGGATGCCCAATGTTGAAATTATTAACTCTTGATAATTGTGAG AATTTGACATCAATTCGATTTATCAGCACCTCTCTGGTCAGTCTCTCCCTTGGTGGTTGTCGAGCAATAACTAATCTCGAGTTATCTTGCCCAAAGCTTGAGAAAGTCATTTTGGATGGTTGTAATCATTTGGAAAGAGCATCATTCTGTCCT GTTGGTCTCCTGTCTCTTAATTTAGGAATATGTCCGAAACTGAACATACTCAGCATTGAAGCACCATTTATGGTTTCTCTCGAGTTGAAAGGATGTGGAGTACTGTCTGAAGCATTCATCAATTGTCCGCTCTTAACTTCTCTGGATGCTTCCTTTTGCAG CCAACTAACAGATGAATGCTTATCTGCTACCACTGCCTCATGCCCGTTAATTGAATCGTTAATATTAATGTCATGCCTATTGATTGGTTCGAAAGTACTTCATTCTCTGTGTTCACTTCCAAATTTGACGGTTCTTGACTTATCATACACTTTCTTGGTGGACTTGCagcctgtttttgagttttgttcaCAACTAGAG GTGCTAAAGTTGCAAGCATGCAAATCTCTTTCCGACACTTCACTGGAACCTCTTTACAAAGGAGGTGCTTTACCTGCACTACAGGAGTTGGACTTGTCCCATGGAACACTCTGTCAGTCTGCCATAGATGAACTTCTTGTTTGCTGCACAAATCTCAGGCGTGTGAGCCTGAATGGCTGTGAGAATGTGCATGATTTGAAGTGGGGATGCAGTCATGGGCAGGTTGATGTGTCGCCTGCTCTGAAGATCCCATATGGTGTAAGTTCCcaggagaatgtgttggagtcaAGTCAGGAATCCACCTGCTTACTTCAGAACCTCAACTGTGTGGGATGTACAAATATTATAAAGGTTGAGATTCCATCAAGGGCACATTGTTTAAATCTATTATTCTTAAACCTTTCGCTATCAAGGAATTTGAAGGAGGTCAATATTACTTGTCTCAACCTATGCTTTCTTAATTTAAG CAACTGTTCTTCGTTGGAAATTCTAAGGCTAGATTGTCCAAGATTGACCAGCCTATTTCTTCAG tcTTGCAGTATTGATGGGGAAGCTGTTGAAGCTGCCATATCAAAATGCAATATGCTGGAGACTCTTGATGTTCGCTTTTGTCAGAAG ATAAGTTCAACAAGTGTTGCGAGATTCCGTACATCATGTTCTAGTTTGAAGCGGATATTCAGCAACTTGTCAAATTAA